One window of Corynebacterium accolens genomic DNA carries:
- a CDS encoding S-ribosylhomocysteine lyase: protein MTEQNQEKINVKSFELDHRLVSAPYIRVADRTDLGGGVEIIKYDLRFCQPNKEHLDTEALHSVEHMMANFMRNYTDKLIGFAPMGCRTGFYAITNGMEQNELLRAVEGALNDILSATEVPAANEEQCGWGAHHSLKGAKDAARKFLDAKPEWLEVMAA from the coding sequence ATGACTGAACAGAACCAAGAAAAGATTAACGTCAAGTCCTTCGAGCTCGACCACCGCCTCGTCAGCGCGCCTTATATCCGCGTGGCTGACCGCACCGATTTGGGCGGCGGCGTGGAGATTATCAAGTATGACCTGCGCTTCTGCCAGCCCAATAAGGAGCACTTGGACACGGAGGCACTGCACTCCGTGGAGCACATGATGGCCAACTTTATGCGCAACTACACCGATAAGCTCATCGGCTTTGCTCCCATGGGCTGCCGCACCGGCTTCTACGCCATCACCAACGGCATGGAGCAGAATGAATTGCTGCGCGCCGTTGAGGGTGCGCTGAACGATATCCTTTCCGCCACCGAGGTTCCCGCCGCCAACGAAGAGCAGTGCGGTTGGGGCGCGCACCACAGCTTGAAGGGCGCAAAGGATGCGGCCCGCAAGTTCTTGGACGCCAAGCCGGAGTGGCTCGAGGTCATGGCTGCCTAA
- a CDS encoding YihY/virulence factor BrkB family protein, which yields MSALDDAPATGSKQARKQTAQQQKIVPSTVTTLVTVESPAADVDPWARGNRLRKDSWGLVMRRVWADFFHDALMDRAAAMTYLTLMAFAPTVLAAYSIATLVFSSRRGEVEALTAQFIDTYVPRSMAEEAGTIVSSIIGSTREGTFALVVSVLISLFAASAYVRAFSRTANTVYGRVEGRGTIRTWALMWAITVVLVIGAVVVLCANLLRDTVVDSVIEPVALRLGLHGTVDFFGGIFMPVWNWLRFPITVVVALALIAVWYHFAPNVRPSRFRWITLGSVVALVTNLVVWGAFSLYIKYLAGVSIYGAFGTVMAVFMTVWLSNTMLILGIKIDAEVLRAKELQLGLHAERYIQAPPRSEFAAQQQVRAKKKLEERSGRIFADAARGEE from the coding sequence ATGAGTGCCTTGGACGATGCCCCCGCAACCGGCAGCAAGCAAGCCCGGAAGCAGACTGCCCAGCAACAAAAGATCGTGCCAAGCACCGTTACCACCCTGGTCACCGTGGAAAGCCCCGCCGCCGATGTCGATCCGTGGGCGCGCGGCAACCGCCTGCGCAAGGACAGCTGGGGCCTGGTAATGCGACGCGTGTGGGCTGATTTCTTCCACGATGCCTTAATGGACCGCGCCGCCGCGATGACCTACCTCACCCTCATGGCCTTCGCGCCCACTGTCCTGGCGGCATATTCCATTGCCACGCTGGTCTTTTCTTCGCGCCGGGGAGAGGTGGAGGCACTGACTGCGCAGTTCATCGATACGTACGTGCCCCGTTCTATGGCGGAGGAAGCCGGCACCATTGTCAGCTCCATTATCGGTTCTACGCGGGAGGGCACGTTTGCACTGGTGGTCTCCGTCCTGATTTCACTCTTCGCCGCCTCGGCGTATGTGCGTGCCTTCTCGCGCACCGCCAATACTGTCTACGGCCGGGTGGAGGGACGCGGCACTATCCGCACATGGGCGTTGATGTGGGCCATTACCGTGGTCCTCGTCATTGGCGCGGTGGTGGTCCTGTGTGCCAATTTATTGCGCGATACCGTCGTGGACAGCGTCATCGAGCCTGTAGCACTCCGCCTAGGGCTGCATGGAACCGTGGACTTTTTCGGTGGCATTTTTATGCCGGTGTGGAATTGGCTGCGCTTTCCCATAACTGTCGTGGTGGCGCTGGCGCTTATTGCCGTGTGGTACCACTTTGCGCCGAACGTTCGGCCCAGCCGTTTTCGCTGGATCACCTTGGGCTCGGTGGTAGCGCTAGTGACGAACCTGGTGGTGTGGGGCGCATTTTCCCTCTACATCAAGTACCTGGCCGGGGTGAGCATTTACGGGGCATTCGGAACGGTCATGGCGGTATTTATGACCGTCTGGCTGTCCAATACGATGCTGATTTTGGGCATCAAGATCGATGCGGAGGTCCTGCGTGCCAAGGAGCTGCAACTTGGACTGCACGCAGAGCGCTATATTCAAGCCCCACCGCGCTCCGAATTCGCGGCGCAGCAGCAGGTGCGCGCGAAGAAGAAACTAGAAGAGCGCTCGGGGCGCATCTTTGCCGATGCCGCCCGCGGCGAGGAATAG
- a CDS encoding AMP-binding protein, protein MSDLKYDATLTDFLATAVANFPHRPATFFSGETLSYAELDTRIAAAAGALREMGIRPGDRVALVLPNSPQHLIAFFAVLRLGAVVVEHNPQYTAHELAPLFAHHGARIALVWDQVAAVVDGLASTVIPVSLEAPLPLSGAPVPHREAALADAALILYTSGTTGQPKGVVLTHGNLAANCIQLEAQADLRPGHERFLATLPMFHSYGLTMSVLLAVRCAAEIILLPSPRPTAVVNALAQRRPTWMPGVPTIYERAMYEQAGEAAADLGGVRYAISGAASLPARIIEPWQDRTGGMLVEGYGLTEASPVLTINPLGEGRRVGTIGKPLADTELRIGDPDDLDRSQPDGTPGEILARGPQVFGGYLDNPAATREAFHGDWLRTGDMGVREADGHFRLVGRIKEVIITGGFNVFPSEVEHALLSHPAISQAAVAGIPRADGSEDVAACLVLHPGATFDAEALREHCRGLLARYKVPRHFVVQEELPTDQLGKLRRRQVQDILVAAVSSH, encoded by the coding sequence ATGTCAGACCTCAAGTACGACGCCACGCTGACGGATTTCCTCGCCACCGCCGTAGCCAACTTCCCCCACCGTCCCGCCACCTTTTTCAGTGGCGAGACCCTGAGCTACGCGGAGCTTGATACCCGCATCGCCGCTGCCGCCGGCGCCCTGCGGGAGATGGGAATCCGCCCCGGCGACCGGGTAGCGCTGGTCTTGCCCAACTCCCCGCAGCACCTCATTGCCTTTTTCGCGGTGCTGCGCCTGGGCGCGGTCGTAGTCGAACATAACCCTCAGTACACCGCCCACGAGCTCGCCCCGCTCTTTGCCCACCACGGCGCCCGCATCGCCCTGGTCTGGGATCAGGTCGCTGCCGTGGTCGATGGCCTGGCCAGCACGGTGATCCCCGTGTCTTTGGAGGCGCCCCTTCCCCTCTCCGGCGCCCCAGTTCCCCACCGCGAGGCCGCGCTTGCCGATGCCGCCCTCATCCTCTACACCTCCGGCACCACCGGCCAGCCCAAGGGCGTGGTGCTCACGCACGGCAACCTCGCCGCCAATTGCATCCAATTGGAAGCCCAGGCCGATCTGCGCCCGGGCCACGAGCGCTTCCTTGCCACGCTGCCGATGTTCCACTCCTATGGACTGACCATGAGCGTCTTGCTCGCGGTGCGCTGCGCCGCCGAGATCATCCTGCTGCCCTCCCCGCGCCCCACGGCCGTGGTCAACGCCTTGGCACAGCGCCGGCCGACCTGGATGCCGGGTGTGCCCACCATTTATGAGCGAGCCATGTACGAGCAGGCCGGCGAAGCAGCAGCGGACCTGGGCGGGGTGCGCTACGCCATTTCCGGGGCTGCATCGCTGCCGGCGCGCATCATCGAGCCCTGGCAAGACCGCACCGGCGGCATGCTCGTCGAGGGCTACGGGCTTACCGAGGCCTCCCCCGTGCTGACCATTAACCCGCTTGGTGAGGGGCGGCGCGTGGGGACCATCGGCAAGCCGCTTGCCGATACCGAATTGCGCATCGGGGATCCCGACGACCTTGACCGCAGCCAACCCGATGGCACGCCCGGTGAGATTCTTGCCCGCGGACCCCAGGTTTTTGGAGGCTACCTCGACAATCCCGCCGCCACGCGGGAGGCATTCCACGGCGATTGGCTGCGCACCGGCGATATGGGTGTGCGCGAGGCCGATGGCCATTTCCGGCTGGTCGGCCGAATTAAAGAGGTCATCATCACCGGTGGCTTTAACGTCTTTCCCAGCGAGGTGGAACACGCCCTGCTTAGCCACCCCGCGATAAGCCAAGCTGCGGTTGCCGGCATCCCGCGTGCCGATGGTTCCGAGGACGTCGCCGCCTGCCTGGTACTCCACCCCGGCGCCACCTTCGACGCGGAGGCGCTGCGCGAGCACTGCCGCGGCCTTTTGGCCCGCTATAAGGTCCCGCGCCATTTCGTAGTGCAAGAAGAATTGCCCACCGATCAGCTGGGCAAGCTGCGCCGCCGCCAGGTGCAGGACATCTTGGTGGCAGCAGTGTCCTCACACTAA
- a CDS encoding long-chain-fatty-acid--CoA ligase, whose translation MSAYESRAWVKHYSDWTPATLDYGDKTIVDYYVNNLRINANKSATYFFGNTQNYAELDSQVRAAAAGLKAFGIRPGDRVAIVMPNCPQHVVAFYAIQLLGATAVEHNPLYTAHELEGLFQDHGARVVIAWDKTAQTLNKLRATTPLETIVSVNMIEAMPPLKRLALRIPLPPLAAKREQLTGAAPNTVAWSTLIGSAIGGDGKDLEIAQVTQDDIALILYTSGTTGKPKGALLSHGNLIANCVQGEAWLTNMDATEQRFLAALPLFHAYGMTTLCVLSIYFGAELILIPSPQMPLIMDIIKKHTPTWLPGVPTLYEKIMDAAEDKGVDLAGISNAFSGAATLPVDVMERWESMTGGRLVEGFGMTETSPVLIGNPMNGNRRPGYVGLPFPDVEVRIGNPDNLDETQPDGEPGEMLARGPQIFQGYFNNEKATAESFHNGWFRTGDMAIMDEDGWVRLVSRIKEIIITGGFNVYPAEVEEVVRKHPDVKEVAVVGRPRKDGSEDVVACVILRDGAVLDPEGLKSFCRERLTGYKIPRTFYHFEELASDQLGKIRRRMVQQDLLDLLKQKA comes from the coding sequence GTGTCCGCATACGAATCCCGGGCCTGGGTCAAGCACTACAGTGACTGGACCCCCGCCACGCTTGATTACGGCGATAAAACCATCGTTGACTACTACGTCAATAACCTCCGCATCAATGCGAATAAGTCCGCTACCTACTTCTTCGGCAATACGCAGAACTACGCGGAATTAGACTCCCAGGTGCGCGCAGCCGCCGCGGGCCTTAAGGCCTTTGGCATCCGGCCTGGCGATAGGGTCGCCATCGTCATGCCCAACTGCCCCCAACACGTGGTGGCGTTTTATGCCATCCAGCTGCTGGGAGCCACCGCGGTAGAGCACAATCCCCTCTACACCGCCCACGAGCTCGAGGGGCTGTTCCAGGACCACGGCGCGCGCGTGGTCATCGCCTGGGATAAGACGGCGCAGACGCTGAATAAGCTGCGCGCCACCACCCCGCTAGAGACCATCGTGTCCGTCAATATGATCGAGGCGATGCCGCCACTAAAGCGCCTCGCGCTGCGGATTCCCCTGCCACCGCTGGCCGCCAAGCGCGAGCAGCTGACCGGTGCGGCCCCGAATACCGTGGCCTGGTCCACGCTTATCGGTTCTGCCATCGGCGGCGACGGCAAGGACCTCGAGATTGCCCAGGTTACGCAGGACGATATCGCGCTTATCCTCTACACCTCCGGCACCACCGGAAAGCCCAAGGGCGCGCTGCTATCGCACGGCAATCTCATCGCCAACTGCGTGCAGGGCGAGGCCTGGCTGACGAATATGGACGCCACCGAGCAGCGCTTCCTCGCTGCCTTGCCGCTCTTCCACGCCTACGGCATGACCACGCTGTGCGTGCTCAGCATCTACTTCGGAGCCGAGCTCATCCTGATTCCGTCCCCGCAGATGCCGCTCATCATGGACATCATTAAAAAGCACACCCCCACCTGGCTGCCGGGCGTGCCCACGCTGTACGAGAAGATCATGGACGCCGCCGAGGACAAGGGCGTGGATCTCGCCGGCATCAGCAATGCCTTCTCCGGCGCCGCCACCCTGCCGGTTGACGTGATGGAGCGCTGGGAATCCATGACCGGCGGCCGGCTCGTCGAGGGATTCGGCATGACGGAGACCTCCCCCGTGCTCATCGGCAATCCTATGAACGGCAATCGACGCCCGGGCTATGTGGGCCTGCCCTTCCCCGATGTTGAGGTGCGCATTGGCAACCCGGATAACCTCGATGAAACCCAGCCAGATGGCGAGCCGGGCGAGATGCTGGCCCGCGGTCCGCAGATCTTCCAGGGCTACTTCAATAATGAAAAGGCCACCGCGGAGTCCTTCCACAACGGCTGGTTCCGCACCGGTGACATGGCCATCATGGATGAGGATGGCTGGGTCCGCCTGGTCAGCCGCATCAAGGAAATCATCATCACCGGCGGCTTTAACGTCTACCCGGCCGAGGTAGAAGAAGTGGTGCGCAAGCACCCAGACGTCAAGGAGGTCGCCGTGGTGGGCCGCCCGCGCAAGGATGGCTCGGAGGACGTCGTCGCCTGCGTCATCCTGCGCGATGGCGCCGTCCTGGACCCAGAGGGCCTGAAGTCCTTCTGCCGCGAGCGCCTGACCGGCTACAAGATTCCGCGCACCTTCTACCACTTTGAGGAGCTGGCTTCAGACCAGCTGGGCAAGATCCGCCGACGCATGGTGCAACAGGATCTGCTCGATCTCCTCAAGCAGAAGGCTTAG
- a CDS encoding methylated-DNA--[protein]-cysteine S-methyltransferase → MLRTIDTPIGPLLLTADADGLSRVDFVAIQLGRDGTSKDRNEESKGHRETNKVRGEVSGGDDGGTDKRGADILDAAQEQLAEYFAGCRREFDLPLNPAPTTEFRAQIHAQLDSIGYGEVSSYGELAAAVGRPAATRAVGTACGANPLPIIRPCHRVLRSDGTLGGYAGGLDIKRFLLTLEEN, encoded by the coding sequence ATGCTGCGCACCATCGATACCCCCATCGGCCCGCTGCTGCTCACCGCAGACGCAGACGGACTGTCCCGCGTCGACTTCGTCGCGATCCAGTTGGGTCGCGACGGAACCAGCAAGGACCGCAACGAGGAAAGCAAGGGACACCGCGAAACCAATAAGGTTCGCGGCGAGGTGAGCGGCGGGGACGATGGGGGCACCGACAAGCGCGGTGCAGACATCTTAGATGCGGCGCAGGAGCAGCTCGCGGAGTATTTCGCTGGGTGCCGCCGCGAGTTTGACCTGCCGCTCAACCCGGCGCCAACGACGGAATTTCGCGCCCAAATTCATGCGCAGCTCGACTCCATTGGCTACGGAGAAGTCTCAAGCTATGGCGAGCTCGCCGCCGCCGTGGGGCGCCCCGCTGCTACTCGGGCGGTCGGCACCGCCTGCGGCGCCAATCCCCTGCCCATCATTAGGCCCTGCCACCGTGTGCTGCGCAGCGATGGAACGCTCGGCGGCTATGCCGGCGGCCTGGATATCAAGCGTTTTTTGCTGACACTCGAAGAAAACTAG
- a CDS encoding long-chain-fatty-acid--CoA ligase encodes MSAYESKAWLQYYPEWTPHSLDYGTTTLLDLYDNNLEVNGDKSATYFFGRTQNYSELDRQVRAAAAGLKAFGVRPGDRVAIVAPNSPQYIAAFYAILKLGAQVVLHNPLYTAHELEGLFQDHGARIAIAWDKAAPTLEKLRATTNLETVVSINMINAMPTLQRAALRLPLPPLKAKREQLSAPAPNTVPWEALIGDAIGGNGSDIKTPEDIDKDTVALVMYTSGTTGAPKGAMLSHGNLVSNLLQGKAWVPGLGDKPERMLAALPFFHAYGLTMNVTLAQLIGGELVILPVPQIPLIMQLMKKHTPTWVPGVPTLYERIVKAAEEQEVPIKGVRAAFSGASTLPSETVNKWEHATGGLLVEGYGLTECSPIIVGNPMSTDRRPGYVGIPFPDTEVRIANPDNLDETQPDGVEGEVLARGPQIFKGYLNNQEATDAAFHGDWFRTGDMGIMEEDGFIRLVSRIKEIIITGGFNVYPGEVEEILREHPSVDDAAVVGRPREDGSEDVVACLDLADGAALDPEGLKDYCRERLTRYKVPRTFYHFEELAKDQMGKIRRREVQEDLINRLEAEKNS; translated from the coding sequence TTGTCCGCTTATGAATCAAAGGCATGGCTCCAGTATTACCCGGAGTGGACGCCGCATAGCCTCGACTATGGCACCACCACCCTGTTGGACCTGTATGACAACAACCTCGAGGTCAATGGTGATAAGTCAGCCACGTATTTCTTTGGACGCACCCAAAACTATTCCGAGCTGGACCGCCAAGTGCGCGCCGCCGCTGCCGGCCTTAAGGCCTTCGGCGTGCGCCCCGGTGACCGCGTAGCCATCGTTGCCCCCAATAGCCCGCAGTACATCGCGGCCTTTTATGCCATCTTGAAGCTCGGTGCCCAGGTTGTTCTGCACAACCCGCTTTATACCGCCCACGAGCTGGAGGGGCTTTTCCAGGATCACGGCGCGCGCATCGCCATCGCCTGGGACAAGGCCGCCCCCACCCTGGAGAAGCTGCGGGCTACCACCAACCTGGAAACGGTCGTGTCCATCAACATGATCAACGCCATGCCCACCCTGCAGCGCGCCGCACTGCGCCTGCCGCTTCCCCCGCTCAAGGCCAAGCGCGAGCAGCTTTCCGCCCCAGCGCCGAATACCGTGCCGTGGGAGGCGCTGATTGGCGATGCCATCGGTGGCAACGGCAGCGATATTAAGACGCCGGAGGACATTGATAAGGACACCGTCGCGCTGGTGATGTACACCTCCGGTACGACCGGTGCGCCCAAGGGCGCGATGCTTTCGCACGGCAACCTCGTATCCAACCTGCTCCAGGGCAAGGCATGGGTCCCGGGCCTGGGGGATAAGCCAGAGCGCATGCTCGCCGCCCTCCCCTTCTTCCACGCGTACGGCCTGACCATGAACGTCACCTTGGCCCAGCTCATCGGCGGCGAATTGGTTATTCTCCCCGTGCCGCAGATCCCGCTCATCATGCAGTTGATGAAGAAGCACACCCCGACCTGGGTCCCGGGCGTTCCTACCTTGTACGAGCGCATCGTCAAGGCAGCCGAGGAACAAGAGGTTCCCATCAAGGGCGTGCGCGCGGCCTTCTCCGGTGCATCCACCCTGCCTTCTGAGACCGTCAATAAGTGGGAGCACGCCACCGGCGGCCTGCTCGTGGAAGGCTACGGCCTCACCGAATGCTCGCCCATTATCGTGGGCAACCCCATGAGCACCGACCGCCGCCCCGGCTACGTGGGCATTCCCTTCCCGGATACCGAGGTGCGCATCGCCAACCCCGATAACCTGGATGAAACCCAGCCGGACGGCGTTGAGGGCGAAGTGCTGGCCCGCGGCCCGCAGATTTTCAAGGGCTACCTCAATAACCAGGAAGCCACCGATGCCGCCTTCCACGGCGACTGGTTCCGCACCGGTGATATGGGCATCATGGAAGAAGACGGCTTCATCCGCCTGGTCAGCCGCATCAAGGAAATCATCATCACCGGCGGCTTCAACGTCTACCCGGGCGAGGTCGAAGAAATCCTGCGCGAGCACCCCAGCGTCGACGACGCCGCCGTGGTGGGCCGCCCGCGCGAGGACGGCTCCGAAGACGTCGTGGCCTGCCTCGATCTTGCCGATGGCGCCGCTCTCGACCCCGAAGGCCTCAAGGACTACTGCCGCGAGCGCCTGACCCGCTACAAGGTCCCGCGCACCTTCTACCACTTTGAGGAACTGGCCAAGGACCAAATGGGCAAGATCCGCCGCCGTGAGGTACAAGAAGACCTCATCAACCGCCTCGAAGCAGAGAAGAACTCCTAA
- the mshA gene encoding D-inositol-3-phosphate glycosyltransferase, with translation MRIAMISMHTSPIEQPGSGDAGGMNVYVLNIACQLAQLGVEVDVYTRATRPSHKEIVDVAPNLRVINIVAGPFEGLEKEDLPTQLAAFSGGVVQFAKWQGKKYDLIHSHYWLSGQVGWLLRDLWGIPLVHTAHTLAAVKNAYRTAEDTVESEARRICEQQLVDNADLLVVNTDQEARDLAEHYDAERDIIRVVSPGADVGLFTPGTDRNTERSRRELGIPLHTKVIAFVGRLQKFKGPEVLIRTAAELCHREPTRDFRVLICGGPSGANASPEAYRELARELGVQKRVRFLGPRPPEELVGVYRAADIVAVPSYNESFGLVALEAQASGTPVVAAAVGGLPIAVVDGETGLLVPSHDPKEWADSLTQLLDDDPRRIAMGEAAVAHAVRFSWTNTARELTEIYAEAQQIPVPDCHQRRAMGD, from the coding sequence ATGCGCATCGCCATGATTTCTATGCATACCTCCCCCATTGAGCAGCCTGGCTCCGGGGATGCCGGCGGAATGAACGTCTACGTTTTAAATATTGCCTGCCAATTAGCCCAGCTTGGCGTCGAGGTAGATGTCTATACCCGCGCGACCCGCCCCAGCCACAAAGAAATCGTGGACGTGGCCCCCAACCTGCGGGTGATCAACATCGTGGCAGGCCCCTTTGAGGGGCTAGAAAAGGAAGATTTGCCCACCCAGCTCGCGGCCTTTTCCGGCGGCGTGGTGCAATTTGCCAAGTGGCAGGGCAAAAAATATGACCTTATTCATTCCCACTACTGGCTGTCCGGCCAAGTGGGGTGGCTGCTGCGCGATCTTTGGGGCATTCCGCTGGTCCACACCGCCCATACGTTGGCCGCGGTGAAAAACGCTTACCGCACCGCCGAGGACACCGTGGAATCAGAGGCGCGACGCATCTGCGAGCAGCAATTGGTGGATAATGCCGATCTCCTGGTGGTCAATACCGATCAGGAAGCCCGCGACTTGGCGGAGCATTACGATGCCGAGCGCGACATCATCCGCGTGGTCTCCCCGGGTGCCGACGTGGGCCTTTTCACCCCTGGCACCGACCGCAATACGGAGCGCTCCCGCCGCGAGCTGGGCATCCCGCTGCACACCAAGGTCATCGCCTTTGTGGGGAGGCTACAGAAATTCAAGGGGCCCGAAGTTCTTATCCGCACCGCCGCCGAGCTGTGCCACCGCGAGCCCACCCGCGATTTTCGGGTGCTGATCTGCGGCGGGCCATCGGGAGCCAATGCCTCGCCGGAGGCGTATAGGGAATTGGCGCGGGAGTTGGGCGTGCAAAAGCGCGTGCGCTTTTTAGGACCCCGCCCGCCCGAGGAGCTGGTGGGAGTGTACCGCGCCGCGGATATCGTGGCGGTGCCCAGCTACAACGAATCCTTTGGCCTGGTGGCGCTCGAGGCACAGGCCTCTGGCACGCCGGTCGTCGCCGCGGCCGTGGGTGGGCTGCCCATCGCCGTCGTCGATGGTGAGACCGGGCTGCTCGTGCCGTCCCACGATCCGAAGGAGTGGGCGGATTCCCTGACCCAGCTGCTGGACGATGACCCCCGGCGCATCGCCATGGGCGAGGCCGCCGTCGCGCATGCCGTGCGCTTTAGCTGGACCAACACTGCCCGCGAGCTGACGGAGATTTATGCCGAAGCCCAGCAGATTCCGGTGCCTGACTGCCACCAACGCCGCGCGATGGGAGACTAG
- a CDS encoding phosphoglyceromutase, translating to MTNGKLILLRHGQSTWNESNQFTGWVDVDLTEKGEAEAKRGGELLAQEGILPNVLYTSLLRRAIRTANIALDAADRHWIPVIRDWRLNERHYGALQGLNKAETKEEYGEDQFMAWRRSYDTRPPELADDAEYSQANDPRYADLDKVPQTECLKDVVERFVPYFEEEILPRAKKGESVMIAAHGNSLRALVKHLDGISDDDIAGLNIPTGIPLVYEIAEDGSVVNEGGTYLDPEAAEAGAAAVAAQGGK from the coding sequence ATGACTAACGGAAAACTGATTCTTCTTCGCCACGGCCAATCCACCTGGAATGAATCCAACCAATTTACCGGTTGGGTCGATGTTGATCTGACAGAAAAGGGTGAGGCAGAGGCCAAGCGTGGCGGCGAGCTGCTCGCGCAAGAGGGCATCCTGCCCAACGTTCTGTACACCTCCTTGCTGCGCCGCGCCATCCGCACCGCCAATATCGCGCTGGATGCGGCCGACCGCCACTGGATCCCGGTCATCCGTGACTGGCGCCTTAACGAGCGTCACTACGGTGCGTTGCAGGGCCTGAACAAGGCCGAGACCAAGGAAGAATACGGCGAGGACCAGTTCATGGCATGGCGCCGTTCCTATGACACGCGCCCGCCCGAGCTTGCCGATGACGCCGAGTACTCCCAGGCCAACGACCCCCGCTACGCGGACTTGGACAAGGTCCCACAGACGGAGTGCCTGAAGGACGTTGTCGAGCGCTTCGTGCCCTACTTCGAGGAAGAGATTCTGCCGCGGGCTAAGAAGGGCGAATCCGTCATGATCGCAGCGCACGGCAACTCCCTGCGCGCGTTGGTCAAGCACCTCGATGGTATTTCCGATGATGACATCGCCGGGCTGAATATCCCGACCGGCATCCCGCTGGTGTACGAGATTGCGGAGGATGGCTCCGTGGTCAACGAGGGCGGCACCTACCTGGATCCAGAGGCCGCCGAGGCCGGGGCCGCTGCCGTCGCCGCGCAGGGTGGCAAGTAA
- a CDS encoding sensor histidine kinase produces the protein MELIFVFLAGVVACAVVLPLISRVRERMVRRQRASDAQANQVTTVSQGLHLAVQGSPTALTVLDRNQEIILSNPAAHEMSVVHDRAVNPEIWKTAEQVFEDKETRTVDLAIPKRRTGHRVTQVKAVIKPLTLNDGRFIIIYGTDESENVRMESARRDFVANVSHELKTPVGGIALLAEALLQDPEDPEHVKYFGTKVQKEANRMADMVSELISLSKLQGAEALPEMEPLFVDDLIDEAISRNQLAADARSIRLTQGPSEDVQVMGDRSLLVTALSNLISNAINYSPEELPVSVSQKVVGDDVVLIRVTDRGIGIPPEHQKRVFERFFRVDQARSRQTGGTGLGLAIVKHVVANHGGNIKLWSRPGTGSTFTIELPIYKEEKPAHEADLQDNEDRDSVDAAAPGLQRAVARVAARRKDKAQ, from the coding sequence GTGGAATTAATTTTTGTCTTTCTCGCGGGCGTGGTTGCCTGCGCGGTGGTGCTGCCGTTAATTTCGCGGGTGCGCGAGCGCATGGTACGCCGCCAGCGCGCCAGCGATGCCCAGGCAAACCAGGTCACCACCGTGAGCCAAGGCCTGCATCTTGCGGTCCAAGGCTCGCCCACGGCGCTGACGGTGCTCGATAGGAACCAGGAAATCATCCTGTCCAATCCAGCGGCGCACGAGATGTCCGTGGTCCACGATCGCGCCGTCAACCCAGAGATCTGGAAGACCGCAGAGCAGGTCTTCGAGGATAAGGAAACCCGCACCGTGGACTTGGCCATCCCCAAGCGCCGCACCGGGCACCGCGTCACACAGGTCAAGGCCGTCATCAAGCCGCTGACGCTTAACGATGGCCGCTTCATCATCATCTACGGCACCGATGAGAGCGAAAACGTGCGCATGGAATCCGCGCGCCGTGACTTCGTGGCCAACGTCTCTCATGAGCTGAAAACCCCGGTGGGTGGCATCGCGCTGCTTGCCGAGGCCCTCCTCCAAGACCCCGAGGACCCGGAGCATGTGAAGTACTTCGGTACCAAGGTACAAAAAGAGGCCAACCGCATGGCGGATATGGTCAGCGAGCTCATTTCGCTCTCCAAGCTGCAGGGCGCCGAGGCACTGCCGGAGATGGAACCGCTTTTCGTGGACGATCTCATCGACGAGGCGATTTCGCGCAATCAGCTCGCCGCAGACGCGCGCTCCATCAGGCTGACCCAAGGTCCCTCCGAGGACGTGCAGGTCATGGGTGACCGCTCCCTCTTGGTAACCGCGCTGTCCAACCTCATTTCCAACGCGATCAATTATTCGCCAGAGGAATTGCCGGTCTCCGTCTCACAGAAGGTGGTGGGGGATGACGTCGTGCTGATCCGGGTAACGGACCGCGGCATCGGCATCCCGCCGGAGCATCAAAAGCGCGTCTTCGAGCGCTTTTTCCGCGTTGACCAAGCCCGGTCGCGGCAGACGGGAGGCACTGGCCTAGGATTAGCAATTGTCAAACACGTGGTGGCCAACCACGGGGGCAATATCAAGCTGTGGTCGCGGCCTGGCACGGGCTCTACTTTCACCATCGAGTTGCCCATATATAAGGAAGAGAAGCCAGCGCACGAGGCTGACTTGCAGGATAATGAAGACAGGGATTCCGTCGATGCGGCGGCTCCTGGGCT